In Dama dama isolate Ldn47 chromosome 20, ASM3311817v1, whole genome shotgun sequence, a single window of DNA contains:
- the LOC133040136 gene encoding cornifin-like, producing MSSYQQKQPFTPPPEPEQQQVKQPCQHPPPPQEPFVPIVEEPCLPKVPQLDNTKVPEQGYSTLPEPCPIKVTEPVYANVPQPGNTKVPESYPAVVIPGPNQQKGNQK from the coding sequence ATGAGTTCCTACCAGCAGAAACAGCCCTTCACCCCACCCCCCGAGCCTGAGCAGCAGCAGGTGAAACAGCCCTGCCAGCATCCACCTCCACCTCAGGAACCATTTGTTCCCATAGTTGAGGAGCCATGCCTTCCAAAGGTTCCACAACTGGACAACACCAAGGTTCCTGAGCAAGGCTATTCCACACTTCCGGAGCCATGTCCCATCAAAGTTACAGAGCCAGTCTACGCCAACGTCCCTCAGCCTGGAAATACCAAGGTGCCTGAGTCATACCCCGCAGTGGTCATTCCAGGCCCAAACCAGCAGAAGGGCAACCAGAAGTAA